Proteins encoded together in one Triticum dicoccoides isolate Atlit2015 ecotype Zavitan chromosome 7B, WEW_v2.0, whole genome shotgun sequence window:
- the LOC119339669 gene encoding inositol 2-dehydrogenase 2-like isoform X1, whose protein sequence is MEQIMGQIIKSSVNVKWGKTSNPPPTPRSKSRPDSFGDGARGSRGSHGARSGGSEVRDSWGRDDGEGAPPQPRPPRRRSRAGAVRPRLRHLPRRPPPGVPPPWPPPRCGAWPATSPGHRELLDSGLCDAVVVSSPNMTHSEILMDIIGYAKPHHVLVEKPLCTTVQDCKKVIEAAKQRPDILMQVGLEYRYMPPVAKLIDIVKSGTLGQVRMVAIREHRFPFLVKVNNWNRFNCNSGGTLVEKCCHFFDLIRLFADANPVRVMASGAIDVNHKDEVYDGKVPDIIDNAYVIIEFDNGCRGMLDLCMFAEGSKNEQEISVVGDTGKGEAFVPEGVVRVGKRAGGRDGVVTLKAEDERIKYQGLHHGSSYLEHLNFLSAIRAQGACSPAISLDDGLLSVAIGVAGQLSIEKGRFVTIEEVLSS, encoded by the exons ATGGAACAAATCATGGGGCAAATCATCAAATCCAGTGTAAATGTAAAGTGGGGCAAAACATCCAATCCCCCGCCCACTCCTCGCTCGAAATCCCGTCCAGATTCGTTCGGAGATGGCGCGAGAGGGAGTAGGGGCAGCCATGGCGCCCGCAGCGGCGGAAGTGAGGTACGGGATAGTTGGGGTCGGGATGATGGGGAGGGAGCACCTCCACAACCTCGCCCACCTCGCCGGAGAAGTCGAGCGGGAGCAGTCCGTCCGCGTCTGCGTCACCTGCCTCGCCGACCCCCACCCGGAGTCCCtcctccttggcctccgcctcgctGCGGAGCTTGGCCTGCCACCTCCCCAG GTCATCGCGAGTTGCTGGACAGCGGGCTCTGTGACGCCGTTGTTGTGTCATCGCCAAACATGACACACTCTGAGATACTCATGGACATCATTGGTTATGCCAAGCCGCACCACGTTCTTGTTGAGAAGCCTCTGTGCACCACGGTACAGGACTGCAAGAAG GTCATAGAGGCTGCCAAACAGAGACCGGACATACTCATGCAAGTCGGATTAGAATACCGGTATATGCCGCCGGTCGCTAAGCTGATAGATATTGTTAAAAGTGGCACACTAGGGCAGGTCAGAATGGTGGCTATCCGTGAACACCGGTTTCCTTTCCTTGTTAAG GTGAACAACTGGAATAGGTTTAATTGCAACAGTGGGGGGACTCTGGTTGAGAAGTGCTGCCACTTTTTTGATTTGATAAGATTGTTTGCAGATGCGAACCCTGTTCGTGTGATGGCTTCTGGAGCTATTGATGTTAACCATAAGGATGAGGTTTATGATGGAAAG GTACCAGATataattgataatgcatatgtgATCATAGAATTCGATAATGGCTGTCGTGGCATGCTTGATCTCTGCATGTTTGCTGAAGGCAGTAAAAATGAGCAGGAAATTTCTGTTGTTGGTGACACTGGAAAG GGCGAGGCTTTTGTTCCAGAGGGCGTTGTGAGGGTTGGAAAGCGAGCAGGAGGCAGAGATGGAGTTGTAACGTTAAAGGCCGAAGATGAACGAATCAA GTACCAGGGGCTTCACCATGGATCTAGCTACTTGGAGCACCTGAATTTCCTGTCTGCCATCAGGGCACAAGGTGCATGTAGCCCAGCTATCAGTTTGGATGACGGCTTACTATCTGTTGCAATTGGTGTGGCTGGCCAATTGTCGATCGAGAAAGGCCGTTTCGTCACCATTGAGGAGGTGCTATCAAGCTGA
- the LOC119339669 gene encoding inositol 2-dehydrogenase 2-like isoform X2, with translation MAREGVGAAMAPAAAEVRYGIVGVGMMGREHLHNLAHLAGEVEREQSVRVCVTCLADPHPESLLLGLRLAAELGLPPPQTFSGHRELLDSGLCDAVVVSSPNMTHSEILMDIIGYAKPHHVLVEKPLCTTVQDCKKVIEAAKQRPDILMQVGLEYRYMPPVAKLIDIVKSGTLGQVRMVAIREHRFPFLVKVNNWNRFNCNSGGTLVEKCCHFFDLIRLFADANPVRVMASGAIDVNHKDEVYDGKVPDIIDNAYVIIEFDNGCRGMLDLCMFAEGSKNEQEISVVGDTGKGEAFVPEGVVRVGKRAGGRDGVVTLKAEDERIKYQGLHHGSSYLEHLNFLSAIRAQGACSPAISLDDGLLSVAIGVAGQLSIEKGRFVTIEEVLSS, from the exons ATGGCGCGAGAGGGAGTAGGGGCAGCCATGGCGCCCGCAGCGGCGGAAGTGAGGTACGGGATAGTTGGGGTCGGGATGATGGGGAGGGAGCACCTCCACAACCTCGCCCACCTCGCCGGAGAAGTCGAGCGGGAGCAGTCCGTCCGCGTCTGCGTCACCTGCCTCGCCGACCCCCACCCGGAGTCCCtcctccttggcctccgcctcgctGCGGAGCTTGGCCTGCCACCTCCCCAG ACATTTTCAGGTCATCGCGAGTTGCTGGACAGCGGGCTCTGTGACGCCGTTGTTGTGTCATCGCCAAACATGACACACTCTGAGATACTCATGGACATCATTGGTTATGCCAAGCCGCACCACGTTCTTGTTGAGAAGCCTCTGTGCACCACGGTACAGGACTGCAAGAAG GTCATAGAGGCTGCCAAACAGAGACCGGACATACTCATGCAAGTCGGATTAGAATACCGGTATATGCCGCCGGTCGCTAAGCTGATAGATATTGTTAAAAGTGGCACACTAGGGCAGGTCAGAATGGTGGCTATCCGTGAACACCGGTTTCCTTTCCTTGTTAAG GTGAACAACTGGAATAGGTTTAATTGCAACAGTGGGGGGACTCTGGTTGAGAAGTGCTGCCACTTTTTTGATTTGATAAGATTGTTTGCAGATGCGAACCCTGTTCGTGTGATGGCTTCTGGAGCTATTGATGTTAACCATAAGGATGAGGTTTATGATGGAAAG GTACCAGATataattgataatgcatatgtgATCATAGAATTCGATAATGGCTGTCGTGGCATGCTTGATCTCTGCATGTTTGCTGAAGGCAGTAAAAATGAGCAGGAAATTTCTGTTGTTGGTGACACTGGAAAG GGCGAGGCTTTTGTTCCAGAGGGCGTTGTGAGGGTTGGAAAGCGAGCAGGAGGCAGAGATGGAGTTGTAACGTTAAAGGCCGAAGATGAACGAATCAA GTACCAGGGGCTTCACCATGGATCTAGCTACTTGGAGCACCTGAATTTCCTGTCTGCCATCAGGGCACAAGGTGCATGTAGCCCAGCTATCAGTTTGGATGACGGCTTACTATCTGTTGCAATTGGTGTGGCTGGCCAATTGTCGATCGAGAAAGGCCGTTTCGTCACCATTGAGGAGGTGCTATCAAGCTGA